A single region of the Hippoglossus hippoglossus isolate fHipHip1 chromosome 17, fHipHip1.pri, whole genome shotgun sequence genome encodes:
- the ndufa13 gene encoding NADH dehydrogenase [ubiquinone] 1 alpha subcomplex subunit 13, with translation MAGSKVKQDMPPSGGYAAFDYKRNLPKRGLSGYSMFGIGIGVLVFGYWRLFRWNRERRRLQIEEMEARIAMMPLLQAEQDRRTLRMLRENLEEEAVLMKDVPGWKVGESVFNTDRWVAPLTEELFNLRPREELLHKRFGFLWYV, from the exons ATGGCCGGGTCCAAGGTGAAGCAGGACATGCCTCCTTCGGGAGGATATGCCGCGTTTGATTACAAGAGAAATCTGCCGAAACGAGGGCTTTCGG GATATAGCATGTTCGGCATTGGCATCGGCGTCCTGGTGTTTGGCTACTGGAGGCTATTTAGgtggaacagagagaggag ACGCCTGCAGATCGAGGAGATGGAAGCCAGGATAGCCATGATGCCCCTGCTGCAGGCAGAGCAAGATCGAAG GACCTTACGAATGCTGAGGGAAAATTTAGAAGAGGAGGCGGTTCTCATGAAGGACGTTCCCGGCTGGAAG GTCGGTGAGAGCGTCTTCAACACAGACCGCTGGGTCGCCCCTCTGACAGAGGAGCTGTTCAACCTCCGGCCCCGTGAGGAGCTTCTGCACAAGCGCTTTGGCTTCTTGTGGTACGTGTAG